A window of the Desulfobacula toluolica Tol2 genome harbors these coding sequences:
- a CDS encoding isochorismatase family protein, translating into MFTIDNTIMLLIDVQGQLSQLMHEKEKLFKSLEVMIQGMKILGVPVIWMEQIPKNLGPTAEAVSKCMVGETPIEKFSFSCCGEPQFMEKFKKAGRNQVLLTGIETHICVFQTGYDLINQGCEVQVVSDCVSSRIKENKEVGIQRLVQSGCRVTCVEMIFFELMRAAQGDQFKQIVKLIK; encoded by the coding sequence ATGTTTACCATTGATAACACCATTATGTTGTTGATTGATGTTCAGGGTCAGCTGTCTCAGCTAATGCATGAAAAAGAAAAATTGTTTAAATCACTTGAGGTTATGATTCAGGGCATGAAAATTCTTGGAGTGCCGGTTATCTGGATGGAACAGATCCCAAAGAATTTAGGTCCGACAGCTGAAGCGGTTTCAAAATGTATGGTGGGCGAGACACCCATTGAGAAATTCTCATTCTCTTGTTGTGGGGAACCGCAATTTATGGAAAAGTTCAAAAAAGCCGGAAGAAATCAAGTGCTTTTGACCGGAATTGAAACTCATATCTGCGTTTTTCAGACAGGATACGACTTGATTAATCAAGGTTGCGAGGTTCAGGTCGTTTCGGATTGCGTTTCTTCCAGAATCAAAGAAAATAAGGAAGTTGGTATTCAAAGGCTTGTTCAGTCAGGCTGCCGGGTGACTTGTGTTGAAATGATATTTTTTGAATTGATGCGGGCGGCACAGGG
- a CDS encoding flagellar basal body rod C-terminal domain-containing protein codes for MVTSIQSNISALQAFSKQMAVSANNVANTLSDDFKKSRAINTEGENDQVKTIITKIDTPGPLVVDHLSDTGKLKELSNTDIAEELSNQIIIKQEFAANTKVIQTNEKTTGTLLDLIG; via the coding sequence ATGGTGACATCAATTCAAAGTAACATATCAGCCTTACAGGCATTTTCCAAGCAAATGGCGGTCAGTGCCAATAATGTTGCAAATACCCTTTCCGATGATTTCAAAAAAAGCCGGGCAATAAACACTGAAGGAGAAAACGACCAGGTTAAAACAATCATCACAAAAATAGATACCCCGGGTCCGCTTGTGGTAGATCATTTAAGCGATACCGGAAAATTAAAAGAACTGTCCAACACCGACATAGCAGAAGAACTGTCCAACCAGATAATTATCAAACAAGAATTTGCAGCAAATACAAAAGTTATTCAAACAAACGAAAAAACCACTGGAACTCTTCTCGACCTGATAGGATAA
- a CDS encoding DEAD/DEAH box helicase, translating to MSFDELGLRVELLKASKSKGYTAPTPIQTRAIPAILNGRDILARAQTGTGKTDAFALPLIEILSRKKVKRRYPRALVLTPTRELALQVGESIKAYARRVSIRCTVVYGGVNITPQIDRLKRGIDILVATPGRLLDLASHRDLDLSRIEFLVFDEADRMLDLGFSEEISEILEFVPTERRTMLFSATYTQQIRNLAQIMLQEPDYIEVTPSNTAAESIVQKVHLVDKPNKRALLIHLITTGHWTQILVFVRTKHGANKLTEKLVAKGISAAALHGNKSQSFRTRTLKEFKNGVIRTLVATDVAARGLDISNLPYVVNYDIPSVPEDYIHRIGRTGRAGVSGIAVSLVSPDERPHLKAIEKLLKQKIPKEPIDHYTMDGTVPDFVLLRPNNPSSEKKADKQIKEIVNKRKASKQRSQTPAGKARSKSRSGRKKHITKKSGF from the coding sequence ATGTCATTTGATGAACTTGGCCTTCGGGTCGAATTGCTTAAAGCCTCAAAATCCAAGGGTTATACCGCCCCCACACCCATTCAGACCCGGGCCATTCCGGCGATTCTCAACGGACGGGACATTCTTGCACGCGCTCAGACAGGAACGGGAAAAACAGACGCATTTGCCCTCCCACTGATTGAAATCCTGAGCCGTAAAAAAGTCAAACGGCGATACCCAAGGGCCCTTGTCCTGACACCAACCAGAGAGCTTGCACTACAGGTGGGAGAAAGCATCAAGGCCTATGCCAGACGAGTATCCATTCGATGCACCGTGGTTTACGGCGGGGTTAACATAACGCCACAGATTGATCGACTGAAGCGCGGCATTGATATCCTTGTGGCCACACCAGGACGTCTTCTGGATCTTGCCAGCCACAGAGACCTGGATCTTTCCAGAATAGAATTTCTGGTGTTTGACGAGGCCGACAGAATGCTGGATCTTGGATTCAGTGAAGAGATTTCCGAAATCCTTGAGTTTGTTCCGACTGAACGCAGGACCATGCTGTTTTCAGCCACCTATACACAACAGATCCGAAATCTTGCCCAAATAATGCTTCAGGAACCAGACTATATAGAGGTGACACCCAGCAATACCGCAGCAGAATCAATTGTTCAGAAGGTTCACCTGGTGGACAAACCCAATAAACGCGCACTGCTCATACATCTGATCACCACTGGACACTGGACCCAAATACTGGTCTTTGTCCGCACAAAACACGGGGCAAACAAACTCACGGAGAAACTTGTCGCAAAAGGGATCAGTGCTGCTGCCCTGCACGGCAACAAGAGCCAGTCTTTCAGGACACGCACCCTCAAAGAATTCAAAAACGGTGTAATCCGCACCCTCGTGGCAACGGATGTGGCTGCAAGAGGTCTTGACATCAGCAATCTACCCTATGTTGTCAATTACGATATACCGAGTGTACCAGAGGATTATATTCACCGCATCGGACGCACCGGTCGCGCAGGCGTAAGCGGTATTGCTGTCTCACTGGTCAGTCCTGATGAGAGACCTCATCTTAAAGCTATTGAAAAACTGCTGAAGCAAAAGATCCCAAAGGAACCGATTGACCACTACACCATGGATGGCACAGTTCCGGATTTTGTCCTATTGCGCCCCAACAACCCGTCCAGCGAAAAAAAGGCAGACAAACAAATAAAAGAGATTGTCAACAAAAGAAAAGCCTCAAAACAGCGTTCTCAAACACCTGCCGGGAAAGCAAGATCAAAATCCCGATCCGGCAGAAAAAAACACATCACAAAAAAAAGCGGTTTCTAA
- the istB gene encoding IS21-like element helper ATPase IstB translates to MMSDHDQIMNHLKSLHMPTMRRSYEEMADQARAESWGYEQYLLQLLNLECEVRWQNRIARNLRASKLPPSKTFENFDKKRLPIKVANHLNVLIDGSFLSRSENILAFGNPGSGKTHLLCAIGHELIAKGKQVLFISCSQLVQELLIAKRELELTKKLKSLSRFDAVIIDDIGYVQQSREEMEVLFTFLADRYEQGSLMITSNLPFSKWEQIFKDPMTTAAAIDRLVHHSIIFELNVESYRMEQAKKEAR, encoded by the coding sequence ATGATGAGTGATCATGACCAGATCATGAACCATCTCAAGAGTCTCCACATGCCGACCATGCGCCGCAGCTATGAAGAAATGGCAGATCAGGCCCGGGCGGAGTCATGGGGGTATGAACAGTATCTTTTACAGCTGCTGAATCTTGAATGTGAAGTGCGGTGGCAAAACCGGATAGCACGGAACCTGAGGGCATCCAAGCTGCCACCGTCAAAGACCTTTGAAAATTTTGATAAAAAACGCCTTCCCATAAAGGTCGCTAATCATTTGAATGTACTGATCGACGGCTCTTTTTTAAGCCGATCTGAAAATATTTTGGCCTTTGGGAATCCGGGAAGCGGGAAAACCCATCTGTTGTGTGCCATTGGCCATGAATTGATTGCAAAAGGAAAGCAGGTCCTTTTCATCTCATGCAGCCAGCTTGTTCAGGAGCTGCTGATCGCCAAAAGGGAGCTTGAGTTGACAAAAAAGCTCAAAAGCCTCTCCAGGTTTGATGCCGTGATTATCGATGATATCGGATATGTCCAGCAAAGCCGGGAAGAGATGGAGGTGCTGTTCACCTTCCTGGCAGACCGGTATGAGCAAGGCAGTCTGATGATCACCAGCAATCTTCCCTTTTCCAAGTGGGAACAGATTTTTAAAGATCCGATGACGACGGCTGCGGCTATCGACAGGCTTGTTCATCACAGCATTATCTTTGAATTGAATGTTGAGAGCTATCGCATGGAGCAGGCCAAAAAGGAGGCAAGATAA
- the istA gene encoding IS21 family transposase produces the protein MQTEKNFGIAAMKAGMDEKTARKYRKMGKLPSELKQEHNWRTRKDPFEDVWDGIKGMLSINPGLEAKTIFEDLQRNQPSRFADGQLRTLQRRIKHWRATEGPGKEIFFAQIHKPGELCQSDFTHMDELGITISGVPFDHMIYHFVLTYSNWETGTICFSESFESLSQGLQNALWELGGVPYHHRTDRLAAAVNKETHPEEFTRRYQDLVDHYGLTPSKTNPSSPNENGDVEQRNYRFKKAVEQALLLRGHRDFKDREEYESFLSRLFGQLNAGRKGRLAEEVELLHRLPKRRIDSCKKLDLKVGPSSTIRVNHNVYSVNSRLIGEKIQVRLYMECLEIWYGQKKIDTLPRLRGEGKHKINYRHIIDSLVKKPRAFENYRYRDAMFPTSRFRIAYDYLKERYTVQSAASRYLKILYLAAKDSEVAVDSALTVLINESHEISKDAVQRLMESNAPVAGPDDIHIPAVDLTLYDKLLKEVAA, from the coding sequence ATTCAAACTGAAAAAAATTTCGGGATAGCAGCAATGAAAGCAGGTATGGATGAAAAAACGGCTCGAAAGTACCGTAAAATGGGCAAATTGCCAAGCGAACTTAAACAGGAGCATAACTGGAGAACACGTAAGGACCCGTTTGAAGACGTATGGGATGGTATCAAAGGAATGTTATCAATAAATCCGGGGTTGGAAGCCAAAACCATTTTTGAGGATCTTCAAAGAAACCAGCCAAGCCGATTTGCCGATGGGCAGTTGAGGACCTTGCAACGGAGGATAAAACATTGGAGGGCAACAGAAGGACCGGGTAAAGAAATTTTCTTCGCTCAAATTCATAAGCCGGGCGAATTATGCCAGTCTGACTTCACCCATATGGATGAGCTGGGCATCACCATATCCGGCGTTCCTTTTGATCACATGATTTATCATTTTGTTTTAACCTATTCCAACTGGGAAACCGGTACCATATGTTTCTCCGAGAGTTTTGAAAGCCTGAGCCAGGGCCTGCAAAATGCTTTATGGGAATTGGGCGGTGTACCGTATCATCACCGCACAGATCGCTTGGCTGCCGCTGTCAACAAGGAGACCCACCCGGAAGAGTTCACCCGCAGATATCAGGATCTTGTCGACCATTACGGTCTGACTCCTTCTAAAACGAACCCGTCCAGCCCCAATGAAAATGGTGATGTGGAGCAGCGCAATTACCGGTTCAAAAAAGCCGTTGAACAAGCCCTGTTATTGAGAGGTCACCGGGATTTTAAAGACCGGGAAGAGTATGAGAGTTTTCTGTCCAGGTTGTTTGGGCAACTGAATGCCGGCCGAAAAGGCCGCCTTGCAGAAGAAGTGGAACTCCTGCATCGGCTCCCCAAACGCCGGATCGACTCATGTAAAAAACTGGATTTAAAAGTCGGTCCCAGCAGTACCATACGAGTCAATCACAATGTCTACTCAGTGAACAGCAGGCTCATAGGAGAAAAAATACAGGTTCGTCTTTACATGGAATGTCTGGAAATCTGGTACGGACAGAAAAAGATCGACACCTTGCCACGGTTACGGGGTGAGGGGAAGCACAAAATCAATTACCGGCATATCATTGACAGCCTGGTCAAAAAGCCGAGGGCGTTTGAAAACTACCGCTATCGTGATGCCATGTTTCCCACCAGCCGTTTCCGGATTGCCTATGACTATTTAAAAGAACGCTATACTGTTCAAAGCGCTGCCTCAAGATATTTGAAGATTCTATACCTTGCCGCAAAAGACAGTGAAGTGGCTGTAGACAGTGCTCTGACGGTTTTAATAAACGAAAGCCATGAAATCAGCAAAGATGCGGTTCAGCGCCTTATGGAATCCAATGCCCCTGTTGCCGGACCAGATGATATCCATATTCCGGCAGTTGATTTAACCCTTTATGACAAACTTCTCAAGGAGGTGGCAGCATGA
- a CDS encoding acetate uptake transporter family protein: protein MMNYFKIYHSSTTDVGWFLVVWTLYTFIMWFTGMTKVAGYELMLCAISAWYMMAHVIFAQFFGKDQLYLQSSQSGSFRRSRCLCKWHDVLTLGKLLCN, encoded by the coding sequence ATGATGAATTATTTTAAAATTTATCATTCCAGCACGACGGATGTAGGATGGTTCCTGGTCGTCTGGACCCTTTACACCTTCATCATGTGGTTTACCGGAATGACCAAAGTCGCAGGTTATGAACTGATGCTGTGTGCCATCTCAGCCTGGTACATGATGGCACATGTCATCTTTGCCCAGTTTTTCGGAAAAGATCAGTTATATCTACAGAGTTCCCAATCAGGATCTTTTCGTAGGAGCAGGTGTCTATGTAAGTGGCATGATGTACTAACCCTCGGGAAACTGTTGTGTAATTAA